In Paramormyrops kingsleyae isolate MSU_618 chromosome 5, PKINGS_0.4, whole genome shotgun sequence, one DNA window encodes the following:
- the fam83gb gene encoding protein FAM83G yields the protein MALSQVQCLDENHVNWRMNESKPEFFYSEDQRLALEALIQEGKDAFQAYIMKHQLRDFLSEVELDRLSGIAEVYQPGSDHPRGDGIEGGEDAAESLQYWPERSDTSIPNLDMGWPDYTSYRGVTRANVYTQPPQDGQTHIKEVVRKTIVQAQKVIAVVMDLFTDVDIFKDLLDASFKRKVAVYIILEADGVPYFLNMCERARMHRGHLKNLRVRSIEGTEFYTRSSKKVCGRMTQKFIFVDGDRAISGSYSFTWTASRLDRNLITVLTGQAVETFDKQFRELYLTSRGVNLSKINLEDEPEPEPIPQSAPVPLPSAAIARKLINPKYALVTSSATETCSRTSSDKHSAKNEGANNAAMKPLQRQLKEPVELPPIHPGLLNLERVNMMAYLPTWPEPDPPSDVIGFINIRDTSKPMQAHLMRSELFETSQAIRFKDPFVAPVEPLPEKVCLKKKPEDPPVSAHQQKLPESPLQSAQDEPDISKQPKDQTPHSKPTMGTEDKPVPPVPKRRTVQLVIRRDSNADMPEISIIKKTNPEPEIPPDQVINSIKTMGPPHNVSTSVTPPQEATLEGIGDVTKEDQRDVIARIRVTDDTNKADSVEVFYANSPSSTMPDECFESNFNDVFDSSPALMVNGMQAGSGRMRGHREPDGLKVMARLSQSMLDLRSEDQPQEQKEVDDQQAQPNNSTALERNQVPFHKLSERKLLLSSSKSPTNIISPDQQREERWFAKVIIAKPGSYHRPTKAVGHVIGGHRYWQGKTTGLEKTSSGCKPPNRFSRGQLGNSRYDRLFKHHKHELGQVGICATGQPISHSSYPHKSVPTQVENCTLPTKLSQFKQVRGRTSGTALDTLQRKTQLGHKAAV from the exons ATGGCTCTATCCCAGGTCCAGTGCTTGGACGAAAACCACGTGAACTGGCGAATGAACGAGTCCAAGCCTGAGTTCTTCTACAGCGAGGACCAAAGGCTGGCACTAGAAGCCCTCATACAGGAGGGCAAAGATGCTTTCCAGGCGTACATCATGAAGCACCAGCTTCGCGACTTCTTGTCGGAAGTCGAGCTGGACCGGTTGTCCGGGATCGCGGAGGTGTACCAGCCGGGTTCTGATCACCCGAGAGGAGATGGGATCGAGGGGGGAGAGGACGCAGCCGAGTCCCTCCAGTACTGGCCGGAGCGGTCAGATACCTCCATACCCAACCTTGACATGGGTTGGCCGGACTACACATCCTACCGAGGGGTGACCCGAGCCAACGTGTACACGCAGCCGCCCCAGGATGGACAGACGCATATTAAAGAGGTGGTTAGGAAAACCATCGTGCAGGCGCAGAAG GTTATTGCAGTGGTTATGGACTTGTTCACAGATGTAGACATCTTTAAAGACCTGTTGGATGCCAGTTTCAAGCGGAAGGTCGCTGTCTACATTATCCTGGAAGCCGATGGGGTTCCGTACTTCCTGAACATGTGTGAGAGAGCCAGAATGCACAGAGGACATCTAAAG AACCTCCGGGTCCGAAGCATTGAAGGAACAGAGTTCTACACACGGTCCTCAAAGAAGGTTTGTGGAAGAATGACCCAGAAGTTCATTTTTGTGGATGGAGACAGAGCCATATCTGGGTCCTACAG TTTTACATGGACGGCCTCCAGGCTGGATAGGAACCTGATCACAGTGCTCACAGGCCAGGCAGTGGAGACCTTCGACAAGCAATTTCGGGAACTTTACCTGACGTCCAGGGGTGTGAACCTCAGTAAGATTAATCTGGAGGAcgagcctgagcctgagcccaTCCCCCAGTCGGCTCCCGTACCCCTACCCTCCGCCGCCATTGCTCGAAAGCTCATCAACCCAAAATATGCCCTGGTTACCAGCAGTGCCACGGAGACGTGCAGTAGGACTTCCTCCGACAAACACAGCGCCAAAAATGAGGGTGCCAACAATGCTGCGATGAAACCACTTCAACGCCAGTTGAAGGAGCCAGTTGAGCTCCCTCCTATCCACCCGGGGCTTCTCAACCTGGAGCGTGTGAACATGATGGCCTACCTGCCCACCTGGCCTGAGCCCGACCCCCCGAGCGACGTGATTGGCTTTATCAATATCCGCGACACTAGCAAGCCCATGCAAGCCCACCTCATGCGCTCCGAGCTGTTTGAGACCTCACAGGCCATCCGATTCAAGGATCCTTTTGTTGCCCCAGTAGAGCCTCTTCCAGAAAAGGTTTGCCTCAAGAAAAAACCTGAAGACCCGCCTGTCAGTGCCCACCAACAGAAGTTACCAGAGTCTCCACTTCAAAGTGCTCAAGATGAGCCCGACATAAGCAAACAACCCAAAGACCAGACGCCACACTCAAAACCTACCATGGGGACAGAGGACAAACCAGTCCCACCAGTACCAAAACGCAGAACTGTTCAGCTGGTCATCAGGCGTGACAGTAATGCTGATATGCCAGAAATCAGCATCATCAAAAAGACCAACCCAGAGCCTGAAATACCACCTGACCAAGTGATAAATTCTATCAAAACCATGGGACCACCCCACAACGTTTCTACCTCAGTCACACCACCACAAGAAGCAACTTTAGAGGGTATCGGTGATGTAACCAAAGAAGATCAAAGAGATGTGATAGCCAGAATCAGGGTAACAGATGACACCAACAAAGCTGACAGTGTTGAGGTGTTTTACGCCAATTCCCCAAGTTCCACGATGCCAGACGAATGTTTTGAAAGCAATTTCAATGACGTGTTTGATTCGAGTCCAGCTCTCATGGTCAACGGGATGCAAGCTGGATCAGGCCGGATGCGGGGCCACAGAGAACCAGATGGACTTAAGGTCATGGCTCGGCTTTCTCAGTCAATGCTAGACCTGCGATCCGAGGACCAGCCGCAGGAACAGAAGGAAGTGGACGACCAGCAGGCACAGCCCAACAACTCCACAGCCTTGGAGAGGAATCAAGTGCCATTTCACAAGCTCAGTGAAAGAAAG CTGCTACTGTCTTCATCCAAATCGCCAACCAACATCATCAGCCCAgaccagcagagagaggaaCGATGGTTTGCTAAGGTAATAATCGCCAAACCTGGCTCCTACCACCGGCCCACTAAAGCTGTGGGACATGTGATTGGGGGGCACAGATACTGGCAGGGGAAGACAACTGGCCTAGAGAAGACAAGCAGCGGCTGCAAGCCCCCCAACAGGTTTTCTCGGGGACAGCTGGGGAACTCCCGGTATGACCGTTTATTCAAGCACCACAAACACGAGCTGGGTCAAGTGGGAATATGCGCAACTGGACAGCCAATCAGCCACTCCAGCTACCCTCACAAGTCAGTCCCCACCCAGGTGGAGAACTGCACTTTGCCAACAAAGCTGTCCCAGTTCAAACAAGTCAGGGGGCGGACTTCAGGCACTGCTCTGGACACCCTACAGAGGAAGACGCAGCTGGGACACAAGGCAGCAGTTTAG